A single Lolium perenne isolate Kyuss_39 chromosome 6, Kyuss_2.0, whole genome shotgun sequence DNA region contains:
- the LOC127334561 gene encoding uncharacterized protein, which translates to MEGNLPPGTLMPGAPLDIEPSFESRQQPFQLAQPQLQLHHGMLPSPAIPVQDFVANAVKISLSDDEDIDDGHDYGWKEACQSLWRRVKWTSDMVKLLVSAVAYIDEEVDINCGGSSSRKRNHAMLKKKGKWKLVSRSMNERGFAVSPQQCEDKFNDLNKRYKRLTEILGRGTTCQIVENPQLLEGVKLSGKLREEAKKHLSSKHLHYEEMCSYHNRNRQCLLEDPTLQKSLRLGLRSQDDHGKNNSFGYDDNDDYMTFSDDDYEEDDEFNDVMEATAEYHHHISHGTKKLRIDQGETQSGSHLSEIAAIDVDKVCEGSGTSSGEKKLAQGIQIEKQRLKIKNDMLKMDERHFKWLGFSEEKDRELAKTRLEHEKMRLENERLELELNLKEIEMGIKPKNI; encoded by the coding sequence ATGGAGGGGAATTTGCCACCAGGAACACTGATGCCCGGAGCCCCTCTCGACATAGAGCCGTCCTTCGAGTCGCGCCAGCAGCCATTTCAGCTCGCCCAGCCCCAGCTCCAGCTCCATCATGGTATGTTACCTTCCCCTGCGATTCCGGTGCAGGATTTCGTTGCTAACGCGGTGAAGATCTCACTGAGCGACGACGAAGACATAGACGATGGCCATGACTACGGCTGGAAGGAGGCCTGCCAGTCCCTGTGGCGCCGGGTGAAGTGGACCAGCGACATGGTCAAGCTGCTCGTGTCCGCCGTGGCGTACATCGATGAGGAGGTCGACATCAACTGTGGCGGCTCAAGCAGCAGGAAGAGGAATCACGCCATGCTGAAGAAGAAGGGAAAGTGGAAGCTGGTTTCCAGGTCGATGAATGAGAGGGGATTCGCCGTGTCGCCGCAGCAGTGCGAGGACAAGTTCAACGACCTCAACAAGAGGTACAAGAGGCTCACTGAAATTCTTGGCCGGGGAACAACCTGCCAGATCGTCGAGAACCCACAACTTCTTGAAGGTGTGAAACTCTCGGGAAAACTCAGGGAAGAAGCTAAGAAGCATCTCAGCTCAAAGCATCTGCATTATGAAGAGATGTGCTCATACCACAACCGCAATCGCCAGTGTCTGCTTGAAGATCCCACCCTTCAGAAGTCACTGCGTTTGGGTCTTAGGAGTCAAGATGATCATGGAAAGAACAACTCATTTGGTTATGATGATAACGATGATTATATGACGTTTTCGGATGATGACTACGAGGAAGATGATGAATTTAATGATGTCATGGAGGCCACTGCTGAATATCATCATCACATAAGTCATGGCACCAAGAAGCTGCGGATTGATCAGGGCGAGACACAGTCTGGGTCACATCTGTCAGAAATCGCTGCTATTGATGTGGACAAAGTTTGCGAGGGATCCGGCACTTCATCTGGTGAGAAGAAACTAGCTCAGGGGATTCAAATTGAGAAACAACGGCTGAAGATAAAAAACGATATGCTTAAAATGGATGAGCGCCATTTCAAGTGGCTGGGGTTCAGCGAGGAGAAGGACAGGGAACTCGCGAAGACGAGGCTGGAACATGAAAAGATGAGGCTGGAGAATGAGCGGCTGGAGCTGGAGCTGAACCTTAAAGAAATAGAGATGGGTATCAAACCAAAGAATATCTAG
- the LOC127330383 gene encoding uncharacterized protein encodes MGACATKPADLKVEGDAPLVLDDAAEKKAGVVETDPAADGSRRRSLSELLKENADSDVEAPDEEEKKAEPAAAPADNTRATTELLTVQPSVTTTEQDHTGEELGAKAEQDPHTQAPVAEEEKRVDPDSVQVAAVPAQSVEESSVDPDAAQVAADPAPSVEESKVVADASV; translated from the exons atgggAGCTTGTGCGACCAAGCCTGCTGATCTCAAGGTAGAGGGCGACGCGCCTCTTGTTCTGGACGATGCCGCCGAGAAGAAGGCCGGTGTAGTTGAGACCGACCCGGCCGCCGACGGGAGTCGCCGGAGGTCCCTCAGTGAGTTGCTCAAAGAG AACGCCGACAGTGACGTAGAGGCTCCAGAtgaggaggagaagaaggctgaaCCAGCAGCTGCTCCTGCTGACAACACTCGAGCAACAACGGAGCTGCTCACCGTCCAGCCCTCCGTCACAACGACCGAGCAAGACCACACGGGTGAAGAACTGGGAGCAAAGGCTGAGCAGGATCCTCACACGCAAGCACCGGTAGCGGAAGAAGAGAAGCGTGTCGATCCTGATTCGGTTCAGGTTGCTGCTGTTCCTGCTCAAAGTGTTGAAGAAAGCAGTGTGGATCCTGATGCAGCTCAGGTTGCTGCTGATCCTGCTCCAAGTGTTGAAGAGAGCAAGGTCGTCGCTGATGCATCTGTCTGA
- the LOC127334560 gene encoding uncharacterized protein — translation MSSVQCSFSLLLALLLCSWLVHPSQAFKLHGGYGEEKVPLSFIVADPTPVMSPLAAPPPVTGANDDDDGMKPRLPTERWRRGHGGEVRRHAHAPALAPSSSGPAPAASAPASADAPAPDSGSGAPFIESSPAVPVPRGVRDTATILPMPAPGVKRQDVGRAALVRPGVVVGLITIMASLGALC, via the exons ATGTCCAGCGTGCAGTGTTCCTTCTCGTTGCTCCTAGCGTTGCTGCTCTGCTCCTGGCTCGTGCATCCGTCGCAAGCATTCAAG CTGCATGGCGGCTACGGCGAGGAGAAGGTGCCACTGAGCTTCATAGTGGCGGACCCAACGCCCGTGATGTCGCCGCTCGCCGCGCCCCCGCCCGTGACCGGcgccaacgacgacgacgacggcatgAAGCCGAGGCTGCCGACGGAGCGCTGGAGGCGCGGCCACGGCGGCGAGGTACGGCGCCACGCGCACGCTCCCGCGCTCGCGCCGTCGTCGTCGGGCCCTGCCCCTGCGGCGAGTGCGCCAGCCTCGGCCGACGCGCCGGCGCCGGACTCCGGGAGCGGCGCCCCGTTCATTGAGAGCAGCCCCGCCGTGCCGGTCCCGCGCGGCGTCAGGGACACCGCCACCATCCTGCCAATGCCCGCACCAGGCGTCAAGCGCCAG GACGTGGGGAGAGCTGCTTTGGTTCGACCTGGTGTGGTGGTAGGGCTTATTACCATCATGGCGTCTTTAGGAGCTTTATGCTAG